From the genome of Schaalia dentiphila ATCC 17982, one region includes:
- a CDS encoding RelA/SpoT family protein has protein sequence MSSDDMTSGSALPAAGSRVRSGLVWFGSRGRATIPEIEPLVRALRANHPKADISVVERAYRTAEEHHRGQVRKSGEPYITHPVAVATILAEMGMKTPTLVAALLHDTVEDTDYTLEQLAAEYGEAIANLVDGVTKLDKVHYGAAAQSETLRKMLVAMSRDIRVLLIKLGDRLHNARTWRFVPAKSAAKKAKETLEIYAPLAHRLGMNMVKWELEELSFKTLYPDIYEEIDRLVTERAPQREEYLRDVIDQIEEDLRRSGTKGTVSGRPKSHYSIYQKMIVRGKAFDEVYDLVAVRVLVESIKDCYGVLGALHGRWNPIPGRFKDYIAMPKFNLYQSLHTTVIGPGGKPVEIQIRTFDMHERAEHGVAAHWKYKQNPNASSGDADRMSSDEQANWLRALVEMERETGDPEEFLDSLRFEIAGDEVYVFTPKGQVIVLPARSTPVDLAYAVHTEVGHRTVGAKVNGRLVSLDTRLESGETVEVVTSKSDKSGPSRDWLAFVASPRARSKIKAWFSKERREEAVEAGKEALARAMRKQNLPLQRLMSHESILSVATSFGYPDVSGLYAAVGEGHISAQNVVSKLVDNLGGGDGTEETLSEAVTPGSQKPRSEASGDAAITVAGLSPNEIWVKLAKCCTPVPGDDIVGFITRGQGISVHRSTCANAVRLEQLQPERFVDVSWNEEGLGAPFRVQIEVRALDRGGLLSDLTRVLSDYRVNILAAALKTDGDQVASGNFSFELADLGHLNAVLSALRRVDGVFEAVRIGADS, from the coding sequence ATGAGCAGCGACGACATGACTTCAGGATCCGCACTTCCCGCGGCCGGTTCCCGAGTGCGCTCTGGCCTCGTTTGGTTTGGCTCACGCGGACGTGCCACAATCCCCGAGATTGAGCCGCTTGTGCGCGCCCTGCGGGCGAACCATCCGAAGGCGGACATCAGCGTCGTCGAGCGGGCCTACCGTACAGCCGAGGAACATCACCGCGGTCAAGTGCGCAAGTCCGGTGAACCGTATATCACCCATCCGGTCGCCGTTGCGACCATCCTCGCGGAGATGGGCATGAAGACCCCGACGCTTGTCGCAGCGCTGCTGCATGACACGGTCGAGGACACGGACTACACGCTTGAGCAGCTCGCTGCCGAATATGGCGAGGCGATTGCCAACCTCGTTGACGGCGTCACCAAGCTCGACAAGGTGCACTACGGCGCCGCTGCCCAGTCTGAGACGCTGCGCAAGATGCTCGTCGCGATGAGCCGCGATATCCGTGTGCTGCTCATCAAGCTCGGCGACCGACTGCATAATGCCCGCACGTGGCGGTTCGTGCCCGCCAAGTCGGCGGCAAAGAAGGCGAAGGAGACGCTGGAGATCTATGCACCCCTGGCTCATCGCCTCGGCATGAACATGGTGAAGTGGGAGCTTGAGGAGCTGTCGTTCAAGACGCTGTACCCGGATATCTACGAGGAGATCGACCGCCTCGTCACGGAGAGGGCACCCCAGCGCGAAGAATATCTGCGAGATGTCATCGACCAGATCGAAGAGGATTTGCGTCGTTCGGGCACGAAGGGGACGGTGAGTGGCCGTCCGAAGAGCCACTACTCGATCTACCAGAAGATGATCGTGCGCGGCAAGGCCTTCGATGAGGTCTACGATCTGGTGGCTGTGCGTGTACTGGTGGAGTCGATCAAGGATTGCTACGGCGTGCTGGGGGCGCTGCACGGGCGCTGGAACCCGATTCCCGGCCGTTTCAAAGACTACATCGCGATGCCGAAGTTTAATCTCTACCAGTCGCTGCATACGACGGTTATCGGACCCGGTGGCAAGCCGGTGGAGATCCAGATCCGTACCTTCGACATGCATGAGCGCGCCGAGCATGGCGTCGCCGCGCACTGGAAGTACAAGCAGAACCCAAACGCTTCGAGTGGCGACGCGGATCGCATGAGCTCTGACGAGCAGGCGAACTGGTTGCGTGCTTTGGTCGAGATGGAGCGCGAGACGGGCGATCCTGAGGAGTTCCTCGATTCGCTGCGCTTCGAGATCGCCGGCGATGAGGTCTACGTGTTTACGCCGAAGGGCCAGGTCATCGTGTTGCCGGCGCGTTCGACGCCCGTCGACTTAGCGTATGCGGTGCACACGGAGGTCGGCCACCGCACGGTGGGCGCGAAGGTCAACGGCCGCCTTGTCTCCCTGGATACACGCCTCGAGTCGGGCGAGACGGTCGAGGTCGTGACTTCTAAGTCAGATAAGTCCGGACCTTCGCGCGACTGGCTGGCTTTTGTCGCCTCTCCGCGTGCGCGCTCCAAGATCAAGGCGTGGTTCTCCAAGGAGCGCCGCGAGGAAGCTGTGGAGGCCGGAAAAGAGGCGCTTGCCCGCGCGATGCGCAAGCAGAACCTGCCGCTCCAGCGCCTCATGAGCCACGAGTCGATCCTGTCGGTCGCGACGTCCTTCGGCTATCCCGACGTGTCCGGCCTGTACGCAGCTGTCGGCGAGGGCCATATCTCCGCACAGAACGTCGTCTCCAAGCTGGTCGACAACCTGGGTGGGGGAGACGGCACGGAGGAGACGCTGTCCGAGGCCGTGACCCCGGGTTCTCAGAAGCCACGCTCCGAAGCCTCGGGCGATGCGGCGATCACCGTCGCCGGTCTGAGTCCGAACGAGATCTGGGTCAAGCTCGCCAAGTGCTGTACGCCGGTGCCCGGAGATGACATCGTCGGCTTTATTACCCGAGGCCAGGGTATCTCGGTGCATCGCAGTACGTGCGCGAACGCTGTCCGTCTAGAACAGCTGCAGCCCGAACGCTTCGTCGACGTGTCCTGGAACGAGGAGGGGCTGGGTGCTCCGTTCCGGGTGCAGATTGAGGTGCGTGCTCTCGATCGTGGCGGACTGCTCTCGGATCTGACGCGCGTGCTGTCTGACTATCGCGTCAACATTCTCGCCGCCGCGCTGAAGACCGACGGAGATCAGGTCGCCTCGGGTAACTTCTCATTCGAACTGGCCGACCTCGGGCACCTGAACGCGGTCCTGTCCGCCCTTCGTCGGGTCGATGGGGTCTTCGAGGCGGTGCGCATCGGCGCCGATTCATAG
- the ruvC gene encoding crossover junction endodeoxyribonuclease RuvC, which produces MRVMGIDPGLTRCGLGVVDVDASRRASLVYVGVARTDKDLATHFRLRTIADAIDSVIERYEPEVAAIERVFAQDNLQSVTTTMQVMGAAMTCVGRAGLPMAVHTPSEVKSAVSGNGNADKAQVQAMVARILGLAKAPKPADAADALAIAITHAWRGTGLLGAPEDSSVAVSISGRLTARGSMTPAQKAWAEAQAAQRRTGAVDPRRRRG; this is translated from the coding sequence ATGCGCGTCATGGGCATCGACCCCGGCCTGACGCGCTGCGGCCTCGGCGTCGTTGACGTCGATGCGTCGCGGCGTGCCTCGCTCGTGTACGTCGGTGTCGCCCGTACCGATAAGGACCTGGCGACGCACTTCCGGCTGCGGACGATCGCGGACGCGATCGATAGCGTCATCGAACGCTACGAGCCGGAGGTCGCCGCCATCGAACGCGTCTTCGCGCAGGACAACCTCCAGTCGGTGACCACGACGATGCAGGTCATGGGCGCGGCGATGACGTGCGTGGGTCGCGCCGGACTGCCGATGGCAGTCCACACGCCCTCCGAGGTGAAGTCCGCCGTTTCTGGTAACGGAAACGCGGACAAGGCGCAGGTGCAGGCGATGGTCGCACGCATCCTTGGCCTCGCCAAGGCTCCTAAGCCCGCGGACGCTGCGGACGCTCTTGCCATTGCGATTACGCACGCGTGGCGGGGGACAGGCTTGCTCGGCGCCCCCGAGGACTCGTCGGTCGCCGTCTCGATCTCGGGTCGCCTGACCGCCCGCGGATCCATGACGCCCGCCCAAAAGGCGTGGGCTGAGGCCCAGGCCGCGCAACGCCGAACGGGTGCCGTCGATCCGAGGCGTAGGCGCGGCTAG
- a CDS encoding adenine phosphoribosyltransferase, with product MIGELGERIATLVRSNMLEIPDFPEPGVLFRDITELFANGPAFKELVELIGARYAGRIDAVAGLESRGFILGAPVAAELGLGMLTIRKAGKLPGHVIGVDYELEYGTARMEMHPESVHEGQRVLIIDDVLATGGTANAAVKLLRQCGASVEAVAVLLELDALGGRSVLTDVTVESALHL from the coding sequence ATGATCGGTGAGCTCGGCGAGCGCATCGCCACTCTGGTGCGAAGCAACATGCTGGAAATCCCGGATTTTCCGGAACCCGGCGTTCTGTTTCGTGATATCACTGAGCTGTTTGCGAACGGCCCTGCATTCAAGGAACTGGTTGAGCTGATCGGCGCTCGCTACGCGGGTCGCATCGACGCAGTCGCGGGTCTTGAGTCGCGTGGCTTCATCCTCGGCGCTCCCGTGGCCGCCGAGCTTGGCCTCGGAATGCTGACGATCCGCAAGGCTGGCAAGCTGCCCGGCCACGTGATCGGCGTCGACTACGAACTTGAGTACGGCACGGCGCGCATGGAAATGCACCCCGAGTCGGTCCACGAGGGCCAGCGCGTCCTCATCATCGACGACGTGCTCGCGACGGGCGGCACAGCGAACGCGGCGGTGAAGCTGCTGCGCCAGTGCGGCGCGTCCGTCGAGGCCGTGGCCGTTCTCCTGGAACTCGATGCGCTCGGCGGTCGCTCGGTGCTGACGGATGTGACGGTGGAGAGCGCGCTACACCTCTAA
- a CDS encoding preprotein translocase subunit YajC, which produces MNNYMLLIMAAFLIVFMMWSSRSRRQQMQKLEQEKRDQLAAVTPGEWVRTRVGFWGRFVDLDGDIVVLETSNGHEMYWEREFIAEIGGQPPLADAEQAGADADEVETVEEDASVLGLDQEDAQSFDVRDTDEQQK; this is translated from the coding sequence ATGAACAACTACATGCTCCTGATCATGGCAGCTTTCCTCATCGTCTTCATGATGTGGAGCTCGCGCTCCCGCAGGCAGCAGATGCAGAAGCTGGAACAGGAAAAGCGTGACCAGCTCGCAGCCGTCACCCCCGGAGAATGGGTGCGTACCCGCGTGGGCTTCTGGGGTCGTTTTGTTGACCTCGACGGCGACATTGTTGTCCTGGAGACCTCTAACGGACACGAGATGTACTGGGAACGTGAATTCATCGCCGAGATCGGTGGCCAGCCGCCGCTCGCTGACGCGGAGCAGGCTGGGGCGGACGCCGACGAGGTGGAGACCGTCGAGGAGGACGCATCTGTCCTCGGCCTCGATCAGGAAGACGCCCAGTCTTTCGACGTGCGCGACACCGACGAGCAGCAGAAGTAA
- the pdxT gene encoding pyridoxal 5'-phosphate synthase glutaminase subunit PdxT, whose product MVTIGVLALQGDVAEHARALENSGARALLVRRVSELDQVDGLVIPGGESTTMSNLLLSFGLFDTLNDRIASGLPVYGTCAGMIMLASSILDGREDQRSFAALDMVVRRNAFGRQVDSYEEDLDVEGLEGGPFHAVFIRAPWVESVGEGVEVIARAGNSTDGPIVGVRRDNVMATSFHPEVGGDDRIHAMFVDMVACA is encoded by the coding sequence ATGGTGACCATCGGCGTCCTCGCCCTGCAGGGCGACGTCGCAGAGCACGCGCGGGCGCTGGAAAACTCCGGCGCCCGCGCGCTGCTTGTGCGCAGGGTTTCTGAGCTCGACCAGGTCGACGGCCTGGTCATCCCAGGCGGCGAGTCGACGACCATGTCGAACCTCCTGCTCTCCTTTGGTCTGTTTGACACGCTCAACGACCGGATCGCCTCCGGCCTGCCGGTCTACGGCACGTGCGCGGGCATGATCATGCTCGCGTCGTCGATCCTGGACGGACGTGAGGACCAGCGTTCTTTCGCCGCGCTCGACATGGTCGTGCGCCGTAACGCCTTCGGTCGTCAGGTCGACTCCTACGAGGAGGACCTGGACGTCGAGGGTCTCGAGGGTGGTCCCTTCCACGCCGTGTTCATTCGCGCCCCGTGGGTCGAGTCGGTGGGCGAGGGCGTCGAGGTCATTGCGCGCGCCGGTAACAGCACTGACGGCCCGATCGTCGGCGTGCGCCGCGACAACGTCATGGCGACGTCGTTCCATCCCGAGGTGGGCGGAGACGATCGGATTCACGCGATGTTTGTCGATATGGTGGCGTGCGCCTGA
- the ruvB gene encoding Holliday junction branch migration DNA helicase RuvB, with protein MDSGFDVDAMRIVAPDAGELERAAEAALRPKKLSEFVGQRVVRGQLQLVLDAARMRSASPDHVLLAGPPGLGKTTLAMIIAAEMGTSLRLTSGPAIQHAGDLAAILSGLQEGDVLFIDEIHRLARTAEEMLYLAMEDFRVDVVVGKGPGATSIPLTLPPFTVVGATTRSGLLPAPLRDRFGFTAHLEFYETDELQSVVTRSASLLGSPIDAQAAHEIASRSRGTPRIANRLLRRVVDYAQVHGDGQLTLEAARGALELFEVDPSGLDRLDRAVLEAICRRFAGGPVGLTTLSVTIGEEAETVETVAEPYLVREGFLVRTNRGRMATAKAWAHLGLTPPAPDGGLFD; from the coding sequence ATGGATTCCGGTTTCGACGTCGATGCGATGCGCATCGTCGCCCCCGACGCCGGCGAACTCGAGCGGGCAGCCGAGGCCGCGCTACGCCCCAAGAAGCTCTCTGAGTTCGTGGGTCAGCGCGTCGTTCGAGGCCAGTTGCAGCTCGTCCTCGACGCCGCGCGGATGCGTTCGGCCAGCCCCGACCACGTCCTGCTTGCAGGCCCTCCGGGACTCGGCAAGACGACGCTGGCAATGATCATCGCCGCGGAGATGGGAACGTCCCTGCGACTGACCTCCGGCCCCGCGATCCAGCACGCTGGTGACCTTGCCGCGATTCTTTCCGGCCTCCAAGAGGGCGACGTCCTCTTCATCGACGAGATCCACCGCCTCGCGCGAACCGCCGAGGAAATGCTCTACCTCGCCATGGAGGACTTTCGTGTCGACGTCGTCGTGGGCAAGGGGCCCGGCGCGACATCGATCCCGCTGACTCTGCCGCCTTTCACCGTCGTCGGCGCCACGACGCGATCGGGCCTGCTGCCGGCTCCGCTGCGCGACCGCTTCGGCTTCACGGCCCATCTCGAGTTCTACGAGACCGATGAGCTCCAGTCGGTGGTCACCCGTTCCGCCTCGCTGCTGGGTTCGCCCATTGACGCGCAGGCCGCCCACGAGATCGCCTCGCGTTCGCGTGGAACGCCTCGTATCGCGAACCGCCTCCTGCGTCGCGTCGTCGACTACGCCCAGGTGCATGGCGACGGGCAGCTGACCCTCGAGGCCGCGCGCGGTGCCCTCGAGCTGTTTGAAGTTGACCCCTCCGGCCTCGACCGCCTCGACCGCGCGGTCCTCGAGGCCATCTGCCGTCGTTTCGCCGGTGGTCCCGTTGGCCTCACGACCCTGTCGGTGACGATCGGCGAGGAAGCAGAAACGGTCGAAACGGTCGCGGAACCCTACCTCGTGCGCGAAGGGTTCCTCGTGCGCACCAACCGCGGACGCATGGCAACCGCCAAGGCATGGGCCCACCTCGGCCTCACTCCGCCCGCGCCGGACGGTGGCCTCTTCGACTAG
- the secF gene encoding protein translocase subunit SecF: MMSFAQWGNALYSGEKSYAVVPKRKVFVGLAAAVLVLGFALVAILGLNRSIEFTGGSQFDVAHVSDQSESFASRAVTSTGLVEGTPKVTRVGADSVRIQTSSLDSAQTAQMRDALASAYGVDATEVQSSSIGPSWGSSVTTKAAQSLVIFMALIALLMTVYFRSWRMAASALLALVHDIAVTIGVFAILQVEVSPATVIGFLTILGYSLYDTVVVFDKVRELTSDVYEQKHYTFAEYVNLAVNQTMVRSINTSVVALLPVGAILIIGSVALGPGTLVDISLALFVGMIAGTYSSIFIASPLLVTFQELSAKTREHNAAVDRARQGRHAADTPGASASVKVAPIKPGKRLGNENQPHRKKNHR; encoded by the coding sequence ATGATGAGTTTTGCTCAGTGGGGTAACGCCCTGTACTCGGGCGAGAAGTCCTATGCCGTCGTTCCCAAGCGCAAGGTCTTCGTCGGCCTCGCCGCCGCGGTGCTCGTTCTCGGTTTCGCGCTCGTCGCGATCCTTGGCCTGAACCGCTCGATTGAGTTCACCGGAGGCTCGCAGTTCGATGTCGCTCACGTGAGCGATCAGAGCGAGTCTTTCGCCTCGCGTGCAGTCACCTCCACCGGCCTCGTTGAGGGCACCCCGAAGGTGACTCGCGTGGGCGCGGACTCGGTCCGAATCCAGACGTCGTCCCTGGATTCCGCGCAGACCGCTCAGATGCGTGACGCGCTGGCCAGCGCGTACGGAGTGGATGCGACCGAGGTACAGTCCTCCTCGATCGGCCCCTCCTGGGGTTCCTCGGTCACCACTAAGGCCGCTCAGTCGCTCGTCATCTTCATGGCGCTCATCGCCCTGCTGATGACGGTGTACTTCCGCTCGTGGCGCATGGCTGCGTCTGCGCTGCTCGCGCTGGTGCACGACATCGCCGTGACCATCGGTGTGTTCGCGATCCTGCAGGTCGAGGTCTCGCCTGCAACCGTGATCGGCTTCCTGACGATTCTGGGTTACTCGCTCTATGACACCGTCGTCGTCTTCGACAAGGTGCGTGAGCTGACCTCGGACGTCTACGAGCAGAAGCACTACACCTTCGCCGAGTACGTGAACCTCGCAGTCAACCAGACGATGGTTCGTTCGATCAACACCTCGGTTGTGGCGCTTCTCCCCGTCGGCGCGATTCTGATCATCGGTTCCGTGGCCCTTGGCCCGGGTACCCTGGTGGATATCTCGCTGGCCCTGTTTGTCGGTATGATCGCCGGTACCTACTCGTCGATCTTCATCGCGTCGCCGCTTCTGGTCACCTTCCAGGAGCTGTCGGCCAAGACCCGCGAGCACAACGCGGCCGTCGACCGGGCACGTCAGGGCCGCCACGCCGCTGACACGCCGGGCGCCTCCGCATCGGTGAAGGTGGCTCCTATCAAGCCCGGCAAGCGCCTGGGCAACGAGAATCAGCCCCACAGGAAGAAGAATCATCGATGA
- the ruvA gene encoding Holliday junction branch migration protein RuvA, with translation MISILRGTVASVGLDHIDIVVGGIGFRVHVTPAFAQGASRDQEMTVFTSMIVREDSMTLYGFESADERDVFTKMLSVSGIGPKIALAALAVLRPDDLRRAVRDQDLSTLQRIPGVGKKSAQRMALEIGDKLGTPAALPGAQTAAAPAPTEDAVASEVSAALVGLGWSEAQAAKAIEKLAGSGLGASDMLRAALVTLGGGRG, from the coding sequence GTGATCTCCATTCTGCGCGGCACAGTTGCGAGCGTCGGCCTCGACCACATCGATATCGTGGTGGGAGGCATCGGCTTTCGCGTGCACGTGACGCCCGCCTTTGCCCAGGGCGCCTCGCGCGATCAGGAGATGACCGTGTTCACGTCAATGATCGTGCGCGAAGACTCGATGACGCTGTACGGTTTCGAGTCCGCCGATGAGCGGGACGTGTTCACGAAGATGCTGTCGGTGTCGGGCATCGGCCCGAAGATCGCGCTCGCCGCACTTGCAGTCTTGCGCCCCGACGACCTGCGCCGCGCGGTGCGCGACCAGGACCTGAGCACTCTTCAGCGGATCCCAGGCGTGGGCAAGAAGTCAGCCCAGCGCATGGCCCTGGAAATCGGCGACAAGCTGGGCACCCCGGCAGCACTGCCGGGCGCGCAAACAGCAGCCGCCCCCGCGCCCACCGAGGACGCCGTCGCCTCCGAGGTCAGCGCTGCCTTGGTCGGCCTGGGATGGTCCGAGGCACAGGCTGCCAAGGCCATCGAGAAACTCGCGGGCAGTGGTCTTGGCGCATCCGACATGCTGCGCGCCGCCCTCGTGACGCTGGGAGGTGGCCGTGGCTGA
- the secD gene encoding protein translocase subunit SecD, with protein MSSHKRRPVRALVTLTVAIVAACAALAIGHFVKGVSPYPDLALDLKGGTQLILTPTPTSEGQRAITEEDITQAIAIIRNRIDASGVSESEISSMGSSNIMVSIPGTPSQEQLDLIRSSSQMNFRPVLRVGPAQGILQNQQQPQVDTPQSGAQSGAQSGEQSGAQSGGQSGEQSGAGAADKAQSGVQSTALDEATARGAADADGDGVLSDTPATTPENASDLAWVTEQVMYDFLTLDCSASADVKRVEGAADKPYAACDESGQVKYILGPVAVPGSDLEAASAAIATNGTGQSTGQWIVSLRFNHEGAEKFKETSTILYGYHDSDPQGSSYRGSPDRNSFAVVLDGTVITAPSMQAIITNGEAQISGNFTAQSARALANQLQFGSLPLNFEVESEQQISATIGTDHLTVGLWAALIGFLLVILYLIWQYRGLAIISAGSLVVAAIITYLVITLLSWAMGYRLSLAGVAGLIMAIGVTTDSFIVYFERVRDEVRDGRPLRAAVEEGWDRAKRTILVSDAVNLVAAAVLYLLAVGGVQGFAFTLGITTIIDIAVIFLFTHPMMELLIRTRFFGEGHKLSGLDPEHLGAKNSLVYAGRGRVVVRGESATTKDKSDEAGDGLSIAERRRAARLAAAKAEDEETVDDASVETTDSAAGVTEEEEN; from the coding sequence GTGTCATCACATAAGCGACGCCCCGTGCGCGCGCTCGTGACCCTGACCGTCGCCATCGTGGCGGCGTGCGCGGCACTTGCGATCGGGCACTTCGTGAAGGGCGTGTCCCCGTATCCCGACCTGGCCCTTGACCTTAAGGGTGGTACCCAGCTGATCCTGACACCGACCCCGACGTCGGAGGGACAGCGTGCGATCACCGAGGAAGATATCACGCAGGCGATCGCGATTATTCGTAATCGTATTGACGCGTCCGGCGTGTCCGAGTCTGAGATCTCCTCGATGGGTAGCTCTAATATCATGGTGTCGATCCCCGGCACCCCGTCCCAGGAGCAGCTGGATCTGATCCGTTCGTCCTCGCAGATGAACTTCCGCCCGGTGCTGCGTGTTGGGCCTGCGCAGGGCATTCTCCAGAACCAGCAGCAGCCGCAGGTGGATACCCCTCAGTCGGGTGCGCAGTCCGGTGCCCAGTCGGGCGAACAGAGCGGTGCGCAGTCCGGTGGCCAGTCGGGCGAGCAGAGCGGCGCTGGCGCGGCTGATAAGGCTCAGTCCGGCGTTCAGTCCACTGCCCTGGATGAGGCGACCGCTCGCGGCGCTGCCGACGCGGATGGCGACGGCGTTCTGTCCGACACTCCTGCGACGACTCCCGAGAATGCGTCGGATCTCGCCTGGGTGACCGAGCAGGTCATGTACGACTTCCTGACGCTCGATTGCTCGGCATCCGCCGATGTGAAGCGCGTCGAGGGCGCCGCTGACAAGCCCTACGCCGCCTGCGACGAGTCCGGCCAGGTCAAGTACATCCTGGGCCCCGTGGCCGTTCCCGGTTCGGATCTGGAGGCTGCGAGCGCGGCCATCGCAACGAACGGCACCGGACAGTCGACCGGTCAGTGGATTGTCTCGCTGCGGTTCAACCACGAGGGCGCCGAGAAGTTCAAGGAGACCTCGACAATCCTGTACGGCTACCACGATTCGGACCCCCAGGGGTCGTCCTATCGTGGCAGCCCGGACCGTAACTCGTTCGCGGTCGTTCTCGATGGAACCGTGATTACCGCTCCGTCGATGCAGGCCATCATTACGAACGGTGAGGCGCAGATCAGCGGCAACTTCACCGCGCAGTCTGCGAGAGCGCTGGCTAACCAGCTGCAGTTCGGCTCGCTCCCGCTGAACTTCGAGGTCGAGTCCGAGCAGCAGATTTCTGCGACGATCGGCACGGATCACCTGACCGTTGGTCTGTGGGCGGCCCTCATCGGCTTCCTGCTGGTGATCCTCTACCTGATTTGGCAGTACCGCGGCCTCGCGATTATTTCTGCCGGTTCGTTGGTCGTTGCCGCGATCATCACCTACCTGGTGATCACGCTGCTGTCGTGGGCGATGGGCTACCGCCTCTCGCTGGCAGGCGTCGCCGGTCTGATCATGGCAATTGGCGTCACCACGGACTCGTTCATCGTCTACTTCGAACGTGTTCGAGACGAGGTCCGAGACGGACGACCGCTGCGCGCCGCCGTCGAAGAGGGCTGGGATCGCGCCAAGCGCACCATCCTGGTCTCCGACGCGGTCAACCTGGTTGCGGCCGCGGTTCTCTACCTGCTCGCCGTTGGTGGCGTTCAGGGCTTCGCCTTCACCCTCGGCATCACGACAATTATTGACATCGCGGTGATCTTCCTGTTCACCCACCCGATGATGGAGCTGCTGATCCGCACTCGCTTCTTCGGCGAAGGCCACAAGCTCTCGGGTCTGGACCCCGAGCACCTGGGTGCGAAGAACTCGCTCGTGTACGCGGGTCGCGGACGCGTGGTCGTGCGTGGTGAATCCGCGACGACAAAGGACAAGAGCGACGAGGCCGGCGACGGTCTGTCGATTGCCGAGCGACGCCGTGCCGCCCGCCTCGCCGCGGCGAAGGCCGAGGACGAAGAGACCGTTGATGACGCTTCCGTCGAGACAACGGATAGCGCTGCAGGCGTGACCGAGGAAGAGGAGAACTGA